The Hippea jasoniae genome has a window encoding:
- a CDS encoding O-antigen polymerase: MITKKQIIILLFGVFATILFLFNEAKLLFYLSIVYFVYYIVEFIRFKSFNIVYLAHVFISIYFILGLLVFNIYYYRVFFLHNIDESLFTFSNLSKVNYIYLISLLLLNWFFRPTKLSFDILISKTYFEKTHILYSKFVSFYIVIYLFALIFSYKYLDGRYIWFIQENKGSFELNLIWRLISSGGLYLSALFPLYRINDHYSKSRFIYLFILVLVFILLLLGIRMYAALLIFAMLFNAQLRGFRYQGVALYLYYVVFGLGILSFAIFRFQTFDFTNTLKIIETIAGEFVFPHSSSFYIIINPYSYSFWPYSLQDLFFQILPFKLNNEFKPVLEKYVSFLLSKGQVAGYGGYFIIGQLYFYFGYLFFIPLLLISKFFSLMDTVLRKKRNLYLAVIFPVFLLILPRMQIWTLKALFYNFFFVLIVIYIINVLKRSKYIRTKYLCK; this comes from the coding sequence ATGATAACTAAAAAGCAAATTATCATTTTATTATTTGGAGTTTTTGCTACGATTTTGTTTTTATTTAATGAAGCAAAGTTGTTGTTTTATTTATCAATTGTTTATTTTGTATATTATATTGTAGAATTTATTAGATTTAAGAGTTTTAATATTGTTTATCTGGCACATGTGTTTATAAGTATATACTTTATTCTTGGTTTATTGGTATTTAATATTTACTATTATAGAGTGTTTTTTTTACATAATATTGATGAGTCGTTGTTTACATTTAGTAATTTATCTAAAGTAAACTATATTTATCTTATATCTTTATTGTTATTAAATTGGTTTTTTAGACCCACAAAACTTTCATTTGATATTTTAATTAGTAAAACTTACTTTGAAAAAACACATATTTTATACAGCAAATTTGTGAGTTTTTATATTGTAATATATTTGTTTGCTTTAATTTTCTCTTACAAATATTTGGACGGAAGATATATATGGTTTATTCAGGAAAATAAAGGTTCTTTTGAGTTAAATTTAATTTGGAGATTAATATCTAGTGGAGGATTATATCTGTCTGCTTTATTTCCATTATATAGAATAAATGATCATTATAGTAAAAGCAGATTTATTTATTTGTTTATTTTGGTATTAGTTTTCATTTTACTATTATTAGGAATAAGAATGTACGCTGCTTTATTAATTTTTGCTATGTTGTTTAATGCTCAACTTCGAGGATTTAGGTATCAGGGTGTTGCATTGTATTTGTATTATGTTGTGTTTGGATTAGGGATTTTAAGTTTTGCTATTTTTAGGTTTCAAACATTTGATTTTACAAATACTCTGAAAATTATTGAAACAATTGCGGGTGAGTTTGTGTTTCCGCATTCTTCTTCTTTTTATATTATTATAAATCCATATTCATATAGTTTTTGGCCATATAGTTTACAAGATTTATTTTTTCAAATACTACCATTTAAATTAAATAATGAATTTAAACCTGTATTGGAAAAATATGTATCATTTTTGCTATCAAAAGGTCAAGTTGCAGGATATGGAGGATATTTTATTATAGGGCAATTGTACTTTTATTTTGGATACTTATTTTTTATACCATTATTATTAATATCTAAATTTTTTAGTTTAATGGATACAGTTTTAAGAAAAAAAAGAAATTTATATCTTGCTGTTATATTTCCAGTCTTTTTACTAATTTTACCAAGAATGCAGATATGGACTTTAAAAGCATTATTTTATAACTTCTTCTTTGTATTGATTGTTATTTATATAATAAATGTTTTAAAAAGATCTAAATATATTAGAACTAAATATTTATGCAAATAA
- a CDS encoding glycosyltransferase family 4 protein, with product MQIIYDNIIFSLQKAGGISIYWYELIKRLQRKDNIIFFEKDNENIFRKKLNIKTQNEIKLPVKILRYLPFLKKLPEKSIFHSSYYRVSLQKDVLNIVTVHDFTYEFFRKGIAKTVHSLQKGFTIKKADGIICVSKNTKKDLLKFYPEIDESKIKVIYNGVGDEFKVLESKREYLQKHFPYLQNKKYILYIGDRSEYKNFHIVVEVVKKLEDFYLVIVGGKELQQFEIEMIKNKYFHLRGISGDGLNILYNNAYCLLYPSSYEGFGIPVVEAMKAGCPVISTNLSSIPEVAGDAGLLVNKIKVENFLTEIEKLKKKEFRNKLIQYGLNQSQKFSWDKCFEETYDFYKEIYKEKFNC from the coding sequence ATGCAAATAATCTACGATAATATAATTTTTTCTCTTCAAAAAGCAGGTGGAATTTCTATTTATTGGTATGAATTAATTAAAAGATTACAAAGAAAAGATAATATTATTTTTTTTGAAAAAGATAATGAAAATATTTTTAGAAAAAAGTTAAATATAAAAACTCAAAATGAAATTAAATTGCCTGTTAAGATATTGAGATATTTACCTTTTTTGAAAAAATTGCCAGAAAAATCAATCTTTCATAGTAGCTATTATCGAGTTTCTTTACAAAAAGATGTTTTAAATATAGTTACAGTTCATGATTTTACATACGAGTTTTTTAGAAAGGGAATAGCAAAAACTGTTCACTCCTTACAAAAAGGCTTTACAATAAAAAAAGCAGATGGAATTATTTGTGTTTCAAAGAATACTAAAAAAGACTTATTAAAATTTTATCCAGAAATAGATGAATCAAAAATTAAAGTTATTTATAATGGAGTAGGAGATGAATTTAAAGTTTTAGAAAGTAAAAGAGAATACTTACAAAAACATTTTCCTTATTTACAAAATAAAAAATATATTTTATATATTGGAGACAGAAGTGAATATAAAAACTTTCATATAGTAGTGGAAGTAGTTAAAAAATTAGAAGATTTTTATTTAGTTATAGTTGGAGGTAAAGAGCTTCAACAATTTGAAATTGAGATGATTAAGAATAAATACTTTCATTTAAGAGGAATTAGCGGAGATGGATTAAATATTTTATATAACAATGCATATTGTCTATTGTATCCATCAAGTTATGAGGGGTTTGGTATACCAGTAGTAGAAGCTATGAAAGCAGGTTGTCCTGTAATTAGTACTAATTTATCATCAATTCCAGAGGTTGCGGGAGATGCCGGACTTTTAGTAAATAAGATAAAAGTAGAGAACTTTCTTACAGAAATTGAAAAATTAAAAAAGAAAGAGTTTAGAAATAAATTAATTCAGTATGGCTTAAATCAATCACAGAAATTTAGTTGGGATAAATGTTTTGAAGAAACATATGATTTTTATAAAGAGATTTATAAGGAGAAATTCAATTGTTAG
- a CDS encoding glycosyltransferase family 2 protein, with the protein MLVSIITVVYNNKDTIKDAIESVLNQTYENIEYIVIDGASTDGTVDIVKSYGNRIDKFISKKDNGIYDAMNKGINLASGDIIGILNSDDFYVDSKVIEKVVEVFKDKNVDSVYGDLVYVDKDDTDKIIRYWKSKEYKEGLFKKGWHPAHPTFFVKKEIYNKYGVFNLDFKIAADYELMLRFLEKYKITTSYLPEVLVKMRIGGKSNISIKNIIKANIECYKAWCINGLSPPFFLPVFKITRKLSQFFIGDESKRRKHA; encoded by the coding sequence TTGTTAGTTTCAATAATTACTGTTGTTTATAACAATAAAGATACAATTAAAGATGCAATTGAGTCAGTTTTAAACCAAACATATGAAAATATAGAGTATATTGTAATTGATGGCGCTTCTACAGATGGGACAGTTGATATTGTTAAAAGCTATGGAAATAGAATAGATAAATTTATATCTAAAAAAGATAATGGTATTTATGATGCTATGAATAAAGGCATAAATTTAGCAAGTGGTGATATTATAGGAATTTTAAATAGTGATGATTTTTATGTGGATAGTAAAGTTATTGAAAAAGTTGTTGAGGTTTTTAAAGATAAAAATGTTGATAGTGTATATGGAGATTTAGTTTATGTAGATAAAGATGATACTGATAAGATTATAAGATATTGGAAATCAAAAGAATATAAAGAAGGACTTTTTAAAAAAGGATGGCACCCTGCTCATCCAACTTTCTTTGTAAAAAAAGAGATTTACAATAAATATGGAGTGTTTAATTTGGATTTTAAGATAGCGGCTGATTATGAACTAATGCTTAGATTTTTAGAAAAATATAAAATCACAACATCTTATTTGCCTGAAGTTTTAGTAAAAATGAGAATTGGAGGAAAAAGTAATATTAGTATCAAAAATATAATAAAAGCAAATATTGAGTGTTATAAAGCTTGGTGCATCAATGGTTTGTCACCACCCTTTTTTCTACCTGTTTTTAAGATTACAAGAAAGTTAAGTCAGTTTTTTATCGGTGATGAAAGTAAAAGGAGGAAACATGCCTAA
- the gmd gene encoding GDP-mannose 4,6-dehydratase, producing MPKKIALITGITGQDGAYLAEFLLKKGYEVHGIKRRSSLFNTERIDHLYKDPHEEDVNFFLHYGDLTDSLNLTRLIQKIQPDEIYNLGAQSHVAVSFEQPEYTANCDGIGTLRILEAVRLLGLVDKTKIYQASTSELYGKVQEIPQNEKTPFYPRSPYAVAKLYAYWITANYREAYGLFACNGILFNHESPIRGETFVTRKITRGATRILLGLDKKLYLGNLNAKRDWGHAKDYVEGMWLILQQDKPDDYVLATGRTTEVREFVRMAFGELGLNVEFEGKGINEKGIITDIDLEILDARLKEISADKNIIQNLKSRIRSLAGKIVVEIDPRYFRPSEVDILIGDASKAREKLGWKPRHTLEDLVKDMVLGDLKENYKELVLKEFGFEVPKSCEL from the coding sequence ATGCCTAAAAAAATAGCCCTTATTACAGGAATAACAGGTCAGGATGGAGCTTATCTGGCAGAATTTTTACTTAAAAAAGGATATGAAGTTCACGGAATAAAAAGGAGAAGCTCTCTTTTTAATACCGAAAGGATAGATCACCTTTATAAAGATCCTCACGAGGAAGATGTTAATTTTTTTCTTCATTACGGAGATTTGACAGATAGTCTTAATTTAACAAGACTTATACAGAAAATTCAGCCAGATGAAATATACAATCTTGGGGCTCAATCGCATGTGGCGGTGTCTTTTGAACAACCTGAGTATACAGCCAATTGCGATGGTATTGGAACATTGAGGATATTGGAAGCTGTTAGGTTATTGGGGTTAGTGGATAAAACAAAGATTTATCAGGCTTCAACATCTGAGCTTTATGGTAAGGTTCAGGAAATTCCTCAAAATGAAAAAACACCTTTTTACCCAAGAAGTCCATATGCTGTAGCAAAGCTTTATGCATATTGGATTACTGCAAACTATAGAGAGGCTTACGGACTTTTTGCGTGTAATGGGATTCTGTTTAACCATGAATCCCCTATTCGTGGTGAAACTTTTGTTACAAGGAAGATAACAAGAGGAGCTACAAGGATTTTATTAGGATTGGATAAAAAACTTTACCTTGGAAATCTCAACGCCAAAAGGGATTGGGGGCATGCAAAAGATTATGTTGAGGGCATGTGGCTTATTTTGCAACAGGATAAGCCTGATGATTATGTTTTGGCAACAGGAAGAACGACAGAGGTTAGAGAATTTGTTAGAATGGCTTTTGGTGAACTGGGTTTAAATGTGGAGTTCGAGGGTAAAGGTATCAATGAGAAAGGAATAATTACTGATATTGACTTAGAGATTTTGGATGCCAGGTTAAAAGAAATTAGTGCTGATAAAAATATAATTCAAAACTTAAAATCCAGAATCCGAAGTTTAGCTGGTAAAATTGTAGTAGAGATTGATCCAAGATATTTTAGGCCATCAGAAGTTGATATACTGATTGGAGATGCTTCAAAAGCAAGAGAAAAGCTTGGTTGGAAGCCCAGGCACACTCTTGAAGATTTGGTAAAGGATATGGTTTTGGGTGATTTGAAGGAAAATTATAAGGAGCTTGTGCTTAAGGAGTTTGGATTTGAGGTGCCTAAAAGTTGCGAGTTGTGA
- a CDS encoding four helix bundle protein, whose translation MKDYKELRVWNESMDLVVEIYKIIKKLSKRRKLCFVRSNKKIGYIYPIEYCRRDQ comes from the coding sequence GTGAAGGATTACAAGGAATTGAGGGTATGGAATGAATCTATGGATTTGGTTGTGGAGATTTATAAAATAATAAAAAAACTTTCCAAAAGAAGAAAATTATGTTTTGTCAGATCAAATAAGAAGATCGGTTATATCTATCCCATCGAATATTGCAGAAGGGACCAATAG
- a CDS encoding four helix bundle protein, which yields MSDQIRRSVISIPSNIAEGTNRNTKKEFVQFLYIALGSSAELETQLLITKRLGYVSDIDIELKTISKIRKMINALIKSLKE from the coding sequence TTGTCAGATCAAATAAGAAGATCGGTTATATCTATCCCATCGAATATTGCAGAAGGGACCAATAGAAACACAAAAAAGGAATTTGTACAATTTTTGTATATCGCTTTAGGCTCTTCTGCAGAATTGGAGACTCAACTTTTAATAACTAAAAGGTTGGGTTATGTATCAGATATTGATATAGAATTAAAAACAATTTCAAAAATAAGAAAAATGATAAATGCTTTAATTAAATCTTTAAAGGAGTAA
- a CDS encoding GDP-L-fucose synthase family protein has translation MNHESLADSHKLLTINHNSKIVVFGASGLVGSAIVRKLIEKGYSNIIATYNTKKPDFSSYISSNLNPYPLTLIPIDLTNQQAVTNFFKEHRPDYVFLAAAKAGGIWANNVYRAEFIYQNIQIQSNVIHQSYLSGVKKLLFLGSTCIYPRDCLQPMKEEYLLTGELEYTNEPYAIAKIAGMKMCESFNLQYGTNFISVMPTNLYGYNDNFDLEQSHVLPALLRKMHLGRCLENGDFDEIRRDLNKNPIEGIDGQASKEEILKILEKYGIKLLYTTHYSPSAVSIEIWGSGNPMREFLWSDDMADACVFLMDNINFWDIAKLINPNLPDMDNNSVDPITFVKRGFEIKNTHLNIGTGEDLTIKELTYLIKDIVGFKGEIYFNTSKPDGTPRKVTDVSRIHSLGWRHKVSLEDGIKKLYEWYVGQG, from the coding sequence ATGAATCATGAATCATTAGCCGATAGCCATAAACTATTAACCATCAACCATAACTCCAAAATAGTGGTATTTGGGGCTTCTGGGCTCGTTGGTAGTGCTATTGTTAGAAAGCTTATTGAAAAAGGTTATTCAAATATAATTGCTACATATAACACTAAAAAACCTGACTTTTCTTCCTATATATCTTCTAACCTTAACCCATATCCCCTAACCCTTATACCTATCGATCTTACAAATCAACAAGCAGTAACTAATTTTTTCAAAGAACATCGTCCAGACTATGTTTTTTTGGCAGCAGCTAAAGCTGGCGGGATATGGGCAAATAATGTTTACAGGGCAGAATTTATTTATCAAAATATTCAAATTCAAAGTAATGTGATTCATCAAAGTTATCTAAGCGGGGTTAAAAAACTTCTGTTTTTAGGTAGCACATGCATTTATCCAAGAGATTGCCTGCAACCAATGAAAGAGGAATATTTGCTTACAGGGGAGTTAGAATACACCAACGAGCCTTATGCAATTGCTAAAATAGCAGGAATGAAGATGTGTGAGAGTTTTAATTTACAATATGGGACAAATTTTATATCTGTTATGCCTACAAATTTGTATGGTTATAATGATAACTTTGATTTAGAACAATCCCATGTCTTGCCGGCTTTATTAAGGAAAATGCATCTTGGCAGGTGCTTGGAGAATGGAGATTTTGATGAAATAAGGAGGGATTTGAATAAAAATCCGATTGAAGGAATAGATGGGCAAGCAAGCAAAGAAGAGATTTTAAAAATTTTAGAAAAATATGGAATAAAATTACTATACACCACACACTATTCACCATCCGCTGTATCAATAGAGATTTGGGGTTCTGGCAATCCGATGCGGGAATTTCTCTGGTCGGATGATATGGCTGATGCGTGTGTGTTTTTAATGGATAATATAAATTTTTGGGATATAGCAAAACTGATTAACCCTAATTTGCCAGATATGGATAATAACTCTGTTGATCCAATTACTTTTGTTAAAAGGGGTTTTGAAATAAAAAATACGCATTTGAATATAGGTACAGGTGAAGATTTGACAATTAAAGAACTTACTTATTTGATTAAGGATATAGTAGGTTTTAAAGGTGAGATTTATTTTAATACATCGAAGCCAGATGGAACACCAAGAAAGGTTACAGATGTATCCCGGATTCATTCTTTGGGATGGAGGCATAAGGTATCTCTTGAGGATGGAATAAAAAAACTTTATGAATGGTATGTTGGGCAGGGGTGA
- a CDS encoding mannose-1-phosphate guanylyltransferase/mannose-6-phosphate isomerase gives MKAVILAGGSGTRLFPMSRKNYPKQFLKINNDKSLFQKTIERSLLAVNLKDLIIITNKDYQFHIKNQFSELFPSLFPAYNSQFTIDHSLFNLILEPIGRNTAPAIALAAKFALEKLKVHKDEVLFVSPSDHIISPMEKFAEYIKEAEKIAKEGYIVTFGIKPTKPETGYGYIEDDGALSLNKTNHTIYKVRKFHEKPDSETAKRYLEKGNYYWNSGMFAFSIKTIFEELKKHAPEIYKKVENRTFDEVLENFEIMPDISIDYAVMEKTNKAVVLPLDITWSDVGSWDAFYEVMDKDENGNVKAGSVIGIGTKDSLILSDKRVVSTIGLENLIIIETDDALLVAKRGDSQKVKEIVNLLKKDSKFVYLTEFHTTVYRPWGSYTEFEKDERYRIKRITVKPGEALSLQLHYHRSEHWVVVKGTAKVILEDEGRELKEFFIHENESIYVPKTKKHRLINPGKVPLEIIEVQVGEYVGEDDIVRFEDKYKR, from the coding sequence ATGAAAGCAGTTATTTTAGCTGGCGGGAGTGGTACAAGGCTTTTTCCTATGTCAAGGAAGAATTATCCAAAGCAGTTTTTAAAAATCAACAATGATAAATCTTTATTTCAAAAAACCATCGAAAGAAGTTTGCTTGCCGTTAACCTAAAAGATTTAATCATAATAACCAATAAAGACTACCAATTCCATATCAAAAACCAATTCTCAGAACTTTTCCCTTCGCTCTTTCCTGCTTACAATTCACAATTCACCATTGACCATTCACTATTTAACCTAATACTCGAACCCATAGGAAGAAACACTGCTCCAGCAATAGCTCTGGCTGCAAAGTTTGCACTTGAAAAACTAAAAGTCCATAAAGATGAGGTTTTATTTGTATCTCCCTCTGACCATATTATTTCGCCTATGGAAAAGTTTGCTGAATATATAAAAGAAGCAGAAAAAATAGCAAAAGAAGGATATATTGTAACTTTTGGTATTAAACCTACAAAACCAGAAACAGGGTATGGATATATTGAGGATGATGGTGCTTTATCACTAAATAAAACTAACCACACCATTTACAAGGTGAGAAAATTCCACGAAAAACCTGATTCAGAAACGGCTAAAAGGTACTTAGAAAAAGGAAATTACTACTGGAACAGTGGAATGTTTGCCTTTAGTATAAAGACAATTTTTGAAGAATTAAAAAAACATGCACCTGAAATTTACAAAAAAGTAGAAAATAGGACATTTGATGAGGTTTTGGAGAACTTTGAGATAATGCCAGATATTTCCATAGATTACGCTGTAATGGAAAAAACAAATAAAGCTGTTGTTTTACCCCTTGACATAACTTGGTCGGATGTAGGTTCATGGGATGCTTTTTATGAAGTAATGGATAAAGATGAAAATGGAAATGTGAAGGCCGGTAGCGTTATCGGTATTGGTACAAAAGATTCTTTAATTTTAAGCGATAAGAGGGTTGTGTCGACTATTGGCTTGGAGAATCTAATAATTATTGAAACAGATGATGCTTTGCTGGTCGCAAAAAGAGGGGATAGTCAAAAGGTCAAAGAAATTGTTAACTTATTGAAAAAGGATAGTAAATTTGTTTATTTGACAGAATTCCATACAACGGTTTATAGGCCATGGGGTAGCTATACTGAGTTTGAAAAGGATGAAAGATATAGAATAAAAAGGATTACTGTAAAACCGGGGGAGGCTTTGAGTTTGCAGCTTCATTATCACAGGAGTGAGCACTGGGTTGTTGTCAAGGGCACTGCCAAGGTTATATTGGAAGATGAGGGTCGCGAGCTTAAAGAGTTTTTTATTCATGAAAACGAAAGTATTTATGTGCCAAAAACAAAAAAACATAGGCTTATTAACCCCGGAAAAGTGCCGTTAGAAATAATAGAAGTGCAGGTAGGTGAATATGTGGGGGAGGATGATATAGTAAGATTTGAAGATAAATATAAAAGATAG
- a CDS encoding ATP-binding protein yields the protein MLLKEYLNYGGYPRVITAESEKEKRAIIDEIFHSYLEKDISYLLNIKKIEAFSDIVRIIASQLGRLVNYSKISSEVNISVVSLKNYLWYAEKTFVLQKLTPYFANPRKEIVKTPIYYFNDIGLRNYSIGMFGNLIDYGAIFENLVLNTIKEKIKLSGISIHFYRTKDKAEVDFILNAGEKIIPIEVKYRIKKPVLERSMKSFIEKYSPLRAIIINLSFKEKIKVGNTEVLFIPFWDIVDSDNIDFIY from the coding sequence ATCCTACTAAAGGAATATCTAAATTATGGTGGTTACCCAAGAGTTATAACGGCAGAATCAGAAAAAGAAAAGAGAGCTATTATTGATGAAATTTTTCACAGCTATCTGGAAAAAGATATCTCTTATCTATTAAATATTAAGAAAATCGAAGCATTCTCAGATATAGTAAGAATCATTGCGAGTCAGCTTGGCAGATTGGTAAACTATTCAAAAATATCATCTGAAGTAAATATCTCTGTTGTATCTCTAAAAAATTACCTGTGGTATGCCGAAAAAACATTTGTGCTCCAGAAATTGACACCCTATTTCGCTAATCCAAGAAAAGAAATAGTAAAAACACCAATTTATTACTTTAACGATATTGGTTTAAGAAACTATAGCATAGGCATGTTTGGAAACCTAATTGATTATGGTGCAATCTTTGAAAACCTTGTTCTGAATACAATAAAAGAAAAAATAAAATTAAGTGGTATCTCTATCCACTTTTACAGAACAAAGGATAAAGCTGAGGTTGACTTTATACTAAACGCCGGGGAAAAAATTATACCAATAGAGGTTAAATATAGAATAAAGAAACCGGTTCTCGAAAGATCTATGAAAAGTTTCATAGAAAAATATTCTCCCCTTAGAGCTATAATAATTAATCTTTCATTTAAAGAAAAAATAAAAGTGGGCAACACTGAAGTATTATTTATACCTTTTTGGGATATTGTTGATAGCGATAATATAGATTTTATATACTAA
- a CDS encoding AAA family ATPase — protein MNNKHDNIIKRKLIREIRDHLNKKEITLIVGARQVGKTTLMLFLEKELKQRGKKTLYLNLDREVDKKYFTSQENLINKIRLEIGNQKGFVFIDEIQRKENAGLFLKGVFDYNLPYKFIISGSGSLELKEKIHESLIGRKRTFELNPVSFEEFINFKTHYRYENNLKDFFSIET, from the coding sequence ATGAACAATAAACATGACAACATAATAAAAAGAAAACTCATAAGGGAGATAAGGGATCACTTAAACAAAAAAGAGATTACATTGATCGTTGGTGCAAGACAGGTAGGAAAAACCACACTCATGCTTTTTTTAGAAAAAGAGCTAAAACAAAGGGGCAAAAAAACACTATATCTTAATTTAGACAGAGAGGTTGACAAAAAATACTTTACATCACAGGAAAACCTAATAAATAAAATTCGTTTGGAGATCGGCAACCAGAAAGGATTTGTTTTCATAGATGAAATTCAAAGAAAAGAAAATGCCGGTTTATTCTTAAAAGGTGTTTTTGACTACAATTTACCCTACAAATTTATTATATCTGGTTCAGGAAGCCTCGAGCTAAAGGAAAAGATTCACGAATCTCTAATTGGAAGAAAAAGAACTTTTGAATTAAATCCAGTATCTTTTGAAGAGTTTATAAATTTTAAAACGCATTATCGCTATGAAAATAACCTAAAAGATTTTTTTAGCATAGAAACCTAA
- a CDS encoding glycosyltransferase family 4 protein, protein MVKSAIFGFVISLVICLLLIKFSKWGGFGVDEIKSGPQKFHDKPTPRVGGVGIFMGFAVAVVELYWVANNKELLLFLLAGVPTFLGGLVEDLTHKVSPKVRLFLALFAGFFVVWLLKASVGYIAFPVLGRLDFPLWFSWIFTIFAIAGVTNSINIIDGYNGLASMVSIMILLGLFYVSYKLNDKLLMQLSLILIFSIAGFFIWNFPFGSIFMGDGGAYFVGFSIATISVLLVDRHRSVSVWFPFLLVIYPVFETLFSIYRKKFLRGISPDQPDGLHLHMLIYKRVVKFLFNESSQQYKVFRNSSTSPFLWFLTGLSVIPAILFWNNTNMLFLFCLIFIAIYLYLYFSIATFKTGRFLRFLKGQ, encoded by the coding sequence ATGGTTAAATCAGCGATTTTTGGTTTTGTTATATCACTTGTAATATGCTTATTATTGATAAAATTTAGCAAGTGGGGTGGTTTTGGTGTTGATGAGATAAAGAGTGGTCCGCAGAAGTTTCACGATAAACCCACACCAAGAGTAGGCGGGGTTGGTATTTTTATGGGTTTTGCTGTGGCTGTTGTGGAGCTTTATTGGGTAGCTAATAACAAAGAACTGCTTTTGTTTCTTTTGGCCGGAGTACCGACTTTTTTGGGTGGATTGGTTGAGGATTTAACACATAAGGTTTCTCCAAAGGTAAGGCTCTTTTTGGCTTTGTTTGCGGGTTTTTTTGTTGTGTGGCTTTTGAAAGCCTCTGTTGGCTATATCGCTTTTCCAGTATTGGGCAGATTGGATTTCCCGCTGTGGTTTAGCTGGATTTTTACGATCTTTGCCATTGCAGGCGTTACAAACTCCATCAATATTATTGATGGTTATAACGGCCTTGCCTCAATGGTTTCTATAATGATCTTGCTTGGCCTGTTTTATGTGTCTTATAAATTAAATGATAAACTGCTTATGCAGCTAAGCCTTATTTTGATTTTTTCAATTGCTGGATTTTTTATATGGAATTTTCCTTTTGGCAGTATTTTTATGGGCGATGGCGGAGCCTATTTTGTGGGGTTTTCGATTGCAACAATATCTGTGTTGTTGGTGGATAGGCACAGATCAGTGTCTGTGTGGTTTCCTTTTTTGCTTGTGATTTATCCTGTTTTTGAGACACTGTTTTCTATTTATAGGAAGAAATTTTTAAGGGGAATATCTCCAGATCAGCCAGATGGATTGCATCTACATATGTTGATATATAAAAGGGTTGTTAAGTTTCTTTTTAATGAAAGCTCGCAGCAGTACAAGGTTTTTAGAAATTCATCTACCTCACCTTTTTTGTGGTTTTTGACAGGTCTTAGTGTGATTCCTGCTATTTTGTTCTGGAACAATACAAATATGCTTTTTCTGTTTTGTTTGATTTTTATTGCTATTTACCTATATCTTTACTTTTCGATTGCCACATTTAAGACGGGCAGGTTTTTGCGATTTTTAAAAGGACAGTAA
- a CDS encoding ComEA family DNA-binding protein: protein MKKLLLSFLAVIFMTALAFAKVNLNTANVNELVKLNGIGKTKAQAIVDYRKDHPFKKVEDLLNVKGIGPKILEKNKDNLCVGSDC from the coding sequence ATGAAAAAGCTCTTGCTTTCGTTTTTGGCTGTGATATTTATGACTGCCTTAGCATTTGCAAAAGTTAACTTAAATACCGCTAATGTTAACGAACTTGTAAAGCTAAATGGCATTGGCAAAACAAAAGCTCAAGCGATTGTTGATTATAGAAAAGACCATCCCTTTAAAAAGGTTGAAGACCTTCTCAATGTCAAAGGCATTGGCCCAAAGATTTTAGAAAAGAACAAAGACAACCTCTGTGTAGGTAGCGACTGCTAA